GAGCTGGTGGCTGCTGCCGCTGTTCGCGATGATCCCGGACTCCTGGGCAGAGCCGCACTCCTTCGCCTCCGTCGTGGTGGTCTACGCGTACTACGCGGCGGTCGGCCTCGGCATCGTCATCGGCGTCGGCCGCCTTGGCCGGTGGGGCGAGCTGTGGCGGCGCTTCGGCTACCCGGCGTGGACCAGTGCCGCCCGCCCTGCCGCTCCCGTCGCCCCCAGCCCCGAGGAAGACCCCGCCGCCTGGCCGCGACTGCGCTCCGCCGGCGCACAGGAGGCCGCCGACCGGCTCGCCGCCGACGCACGCGCCGGTCGGATGAGGGACGTGGACGTGGCCCGTATCGCCCGGGCCTGGCAGGGCGTACGCAGCGGCAGGCACAGCATGGCGACGTTCACCTCGGCCGTGCTGCGCGAGGGTGCCGCCGCCTGCCCGCATCCGTCGGGCGCCCGCGACCTCTCCGGTCGCTTCGCCACGCACGACATGGTCACCGCGCAGGTGCGGATCGGCAGGTCCGCGGACGACGCGCGCAATCCGTACCAGTACCGCGGCGTCGCGCTCGCGCTCGGCCCCGACCTGCTCGCCACCTCGCTGCTCGCGGTCGGACCCTCCGGCTCGGGCAAGACCGGCAGCCTGATGTGGCCGCTCGCCGAGTCGCTGTGCCTGGGCGCGCTCGCCGGGCGTGCGGCAGTCGTCGTGGTCGGCGCGGCCGGTTCCGGCCTCGGCCCGGAGGACGCCTACGACGTGGTGATCCGCATCGGCCACCCCGACTCGGTGCACGACCTCGACCTGTACGGCGGCGCCTCGGATCCCGACGAGGCCGCCGCCGTCCTCGCCGAGGCACTGGTCGGCGACCTGACCGACCCGCACCCCGGCAGCGACAGCCGCCGCTCCACCACCGTGCTCGCCCAACTGCTCGGCCCCTACCGGGCGGTCCACGGCCGCTTCCCGTCCGTGCCCCAGCTGCGGCGCCTCCTCGACGGCGCGCCCGACGAGATCGCCGCGCTGCGCAAGGCGCTCACCGACTCCGGGCAGGGCGCGATGGTGCGTGAACTCGACGCACGGGAGCGGCAGTCGGCGCACCCGGGCGATGTGGCGGCGGTGCTCGCGGACCGGGTGGCGCTGCTCGACCGCCCGGCCTTCGAGGGCTTCTTCGACACCTCGGATCGCAGCAGGCCGTTCTCGCTGCAGGCACTCGACCACCCGGTACGGGTACGGATCGACCTGCCGCGGCGTGGCCACGCCGACGCCTCGCGGATCCTCACCCGGCTGGTGCTCGCCCAGTTCACCGCCGGCGTCACGGGCCGTGAGGACCGTTCGCTGTTCGCCTGTCTGCTGCTCGACGACGCCTCGGGTGTGATCACACCGGAGGCCGTACGCGGTGTGCAACGGCTGAGGTCCGCCAACGCCGGTGCGGCGCTGGCCCTGCGCACCCTCGACGACGTACCGCGTCCGCTGCGTGGGCCGCTGCTCGGCGCGGTCGGCTGCCGGGTGGCGCTGTCCGGCCTCACCCCCTGGGACGGGCAGGACTTCGCGGAGGTCTGGGGCAAGGAGTGGACGGAGGCCCGCGACGTGACCGACCGACAGATCATCGCCGAGACCCCGCTCGGCAAGACCGTGCACGCACTGCGTCGCGCCATCACCGGCCGCGCGCCGACAGCACGCGCGGTCACCGTCCGGCAGGTCGAGCGCGAGCGCTGGTCCGCCTCCGAACTCGCGCACGCGGTGCCACCGGGGCACGCGGTCATGTCCCTGATGAACGCCCGTGGCGAGCACGCACCCCCGCTCCTGGTAGACCTCCACACCTGACCCACCCCGCGACGCCCGCCCCCCTCCCCCGAAGTGGGACACCCCCGCCCCCCCAGCGCCGCTCACCGATCGGTGTTCCCGCCGGTGCTCTGCCGACCCCGCGAGGCTGCGTCGCTGGTGAGGGGCATGTGAAGGCTGTGGTTCCGGTGCGAAGGGCGGGCGCTCGGTGCCAAACCGTCGCGAGGCGTGCACCAATGCTCATACAGTGAGGCAGAATCGGTAGCAGCCGTTCATACGTGGCGGCGAAATGATCCGGCTTCGTCCTGCCTGCCCGGACACCGACAGCAGTGCGACAGCATCGACGGCGCTCCATGACATCGATGACGCCGACGGTGCACAGGCGTCGAGGTGGTACAGCGCCGACCGCCGCCGAGCTCAGCAACCTCCGTAGTCCCGAAATCCCGCAGTCTTCGTAGTCCCCCCAATCCCGCAGCCATGGCAGTTCCAGCATTCTCCGCAGTCTCAGAAGGGCCCATGCCTCCGACGCTCGCCTCGCTCGTCCAGCACACCGCCCTCAAGCTCACCGTGCGCGCGGGCGAGGACCGGCTGGAGACACCGGTCCGCTGGGCGCATGCCAGTGAACTCGCCGACCCCGTCCCGTACATGGAGGGCGGCGAGCTGCTGCTGATCACCGCGCTCAACCTGGACGCGGAGGACCCGGCGGCCATGCGGCGCTACGTGAAGCGGCTCGGCGCCGCGGGGGTGGCCGGACTCGGCTTCGCCGTCGGGGTGCACTACGCCGACATCCCCGCCGCCCTCGTCGAGGCGGCCACCGAGGAGGGGCTGCCGCTGCTCGCGGTGCCGCGCCGCACGCCGTTCCTGGCCATCAGCAAGGCCGTGTTGGCGGCCATCGCGGCCGACCAGTACCGGGCGGTGACAGCCGGATTCGCCGCCCAGCGCGAACTGACCAAGCAGACCCTGCAACGCGGTCCCGAGGGCCTGCTCACCGCGCTCTCCGGTCAGGTCGACGGCTGGGCCGCGCTGTACGACGCCGCCGGGACCGTCGTCGCCGTGGCCCCGGACTGGGCCCAGCGCCGCGCCGCCCGGCTGACCCCGGACGTGGAACGGCTGCGCGAGCGGCCCGCCCCGGCCAGCGCGGTCGTCGGGGGCGCCGAGGACCGGATCGAGGTGCACACCCTGGGCACCGGACGACTGCCGCGCGCCGCACTCG
This is a stretch of genomic DNA from Streptomyces sp. NA04227. It encodes these proteins:
- a CDS encoding ATP-binding protein produces the protein MHTDGTDGTQDARGTHERAVPRPAGEPRPPAARPPSARVPEEPPPPPALPPRPAAAPGHMGEPESSFVDWLRTPRPAAAPGVWRLGYEPRPEVEPEVTPARQLVSGALIAFLVGWLIWSLLWNGYLGSWWLLPLFAMIPDSWAEPHSFASVVVVYAYYAAVGLGIVIGVGRLGRWGELWRRFGYPAWTSAARPAAPVAPSPEEDPAAWPRLRSAGAQEAADRLAADARAGRMRDVDVARIARAWQGVRSGRHSMATFTSAVLREGAAACPHPSGARDLSGRFATHDMVTAQVRIGRSADDARNPYQYRGVALALGPDLLATSLLAVGPSGSGKTGSLMWPLAESLCLGALAGRAAVVVVGAAGSGLGPEDAYDVVIRIGHPDSVHDLDLYGGASDPDEAAAVLAEALVGDLTDPHPGSDSRRSTTVLAQLLGPYRAVHGRFPSVPQLRRLLDGAPDEIAALRKALTDSGQGAMVRELDARERQSAHPGDVAAVLADRVALLDRPAFEGFFDTSDRSRPFSLQALDHPVRVRIDLPRRGHADASRILTRLVLAQFTAGVTGREDRSLFACLLLDDASGVITPEAVRGVQRLRSANAGAALALRTLDDVPRPLRGPLLGAVGCRVALSGLTPWDGQDFAEVWGKEWTEARDVTDRQIIAETPLGKTVHALRRAITGRAPTARAVTVRQVERERWSASELAHAVPPGHAVMSLMNARGEHAPPLLVDLHT